One window from the genome of Anolis sagrei isolate rAnoSag1 chromosome 4, rAnoSag1.mat, whole genome shotgun sequence encodes:
- the LOC132773145 gene encoding opsin-5-like, producing the protein MENVSSSTAFLSSLSEGEDLIFGSLYILFGVVSLFGNSLLLLVAYRKRTILKPAEFFIVNLAISDVGMTVILFPLATSSFFAHRWLFSHAMCTFYAFCGVLFGLCSLTSLTALSAVCCMKVCYPAYGNKFSPTYASALLACVWAYALIFAVAPLADWGSYGPEPYGTACCIKWKALTREAKYYIMALFIFCYIIPCLLILISYSLILWTVKVSRRAVKQHMSPRSRANSVHSLIVKLSVSVCIGFLAAWTPYAIVALWSAFGDVGQVPVLAFALSSAFAKSSATYNPLVYLLFKPNFHKYLSKDLSLLQALCAVFCCTRPRVIALQSFHTRDGRASMRFSNAFTDHRGSCRNCADTFECFRNYPRCYRLSQKRDTTSKSNPLAILADGATCRPSLKRTVQVMVLVTRKKTGMGTMNVTGDVLPSNIARDLM; encoded by the exons GTGTAGTGTCTCTCTTTGGAAACTCTCTCCTCTTGCTGGTAGCATATCGGAAGAGAACCATCTTAAAACCTGCTGAATTCTTTATTGTGAATCTCGCCATCAGTGATGTGGGCATGACTGTGATCCTCTTTCCACTGGCCACATCATCCTTCTTTGCACACAG GTGGCTGTTTAGCCATGCCATGTGCACCTTTTATGCCTTCTGCGGAGTTCTCTTTGGCCTGTGCAGTCTCACCAGCCTAACAGCATTGAGCGCCGTTTGCTGCATGAAGGTCTGTTATCCGGCATATG gCAATAAGTTTTCTCCCACATATGCCAGTGCACTGTTAGCATGTGTCTGGGCTTATGCTCTCATCTTTGCCGTGGCTCCTCTAGCTGACTGGGGCAGTTATGGACCAGAACCGTATGGGACAGCCTGCTGCATCAAGTGGAAAGCATTAACCAGAGAAGCAAAATACTACATCATGGCCCTCTTTATCTTCTGCTACATCATCCCATGCCTCCTGATCCTCATCTCTTACTCACTCATCCTTTGGACTGTGAAAGTCTCCAGAAGAGCAGTGAAGCAGCACATGTCCCCACGGAGTAGAGCCAACAGTGTTCACAGTTTGATTGTCAAG CTCAGTGTTTCCGTGTGCATCGGGTTTCTGGCTGCTTGGACCCCCTATGCCATTGTTGCCCTGTGGTCAGCTTTTGGTGATGTCGGCCAGGTGCCCGTCTTGGCTTTTGCCCTTTCGTCTGCATTTGCCAAGTCCTCAGCAACCTACAACCCTCTGGTTTATCTGCTCTTCAAACCTAATTTCCATAAATACCTGTCCAAAGATCTCTCGCTGTTGCAGGCTCTCTGCGCTGTCTTCTGCTGTACTCGGCCCAGGGTCATTGCCCTCCAGTCCTTCCACACACGAGATGGCAGAGCTTCCATGAGATTCTCCAATGCTTTCACTGACCATCGTGGATCTTGCAGGAACTGCGCTGACACTTTTGAATGTTTCCGTAACTATCCCCGGTGCTACAGGCTCAGCCAGAAGCGTGACACAACCTCCAAGAGCAATCCCCTGGCAATCCTGGCGGATGGAGCTACTTGCCGGCCAAGTCTGAAGAGAACCGTGCAGGTCATGGTCCTCGTTACGAGGAAGAAGACTGGAATGGGGACTATGAATGTGACAGGGGATGTTCTGCCCTCAAACATTGCAAGAGACCTAATgtaa